A segment of the Hyperolius riggenbachi isolate aHypRig1 chromosome 8, aHypRig1.pri, whole genome shotgun sequence genome:
atcgtttgagcagacacatgcacatttgtggtTCGCCGGAGctcattttgcagggctctggcattgctcctcctgttcctcctagCACAAAGGCAGGGGTAGCGGATCTGATGTTGGGTTTTTGCCctcctatggcctcctccacATCTCCTGATATACTGGCTGTCTCCTGGTAGAACCTCCATGCTCAGGACACTACGCTGACAGACCCATcaaaccttcttgccacagctcgtattgatgtgccatcctggacgagctgcactacctgagcaacttgtgtgggttgtagactccgtctcatgctaccactagatTGAAAGCACCATTAGCATTTAAAAGTGAgcaaaacatcagccagaaagcataggaactgaCATATGGTCTATGTTTTCCACCTGCAAAACCACTCCAttattggggatgtcttgctaatttCCTATAGTTTCCACCTtttgtctattccatttgcacaacagcatgtgaaattgattgtcaGTAAGTGTTGTtacctaagtggacagtttgatttcacagacatgtgattgacttggagttacattgtgttATTTAAGTGCtctctttatttttttgagcaataTATTTAAATGCCATTGCATTTAAATTGTGTTTTCGTACACAttttgtatttaatttttctgTGCTTTAAAaacagctggcactgctgcattgTTATTGTGTGTGAATTGcatgtaatgaaagtctatgcacaTGCAGAAAATTTACATTTAGTATCTGAAAATTCTCATGCGAATTCGAAGTTAGTTAAATAAAATTTCTCATAAATGAATTTCATCGGCatgcacaaaaaaaacacaaagtagAAAACTACATATAAAACGtaccaaaaaaaacaacaaaaacaacaacaacaatgaaactgaaaaaaatacaaaacacagaatcaaaaaatatatatgaaaaaaTGTGAAAACGTTGAAAATTGCAAGGATAAATGTGAAGGCTGCCTAATGGTCTGATTGTATTTTATGACaaaacaggtttgctttaaaataaaaatcttgtaaaaataacattttcagtTGTATCTGGTTAGCCAACTGGGAAAACCTCCAAtcacaatttttattttcagctaaaaCACTAGAGATATCACACTCCATTTTCAGTATCTCTGATGGTTTGCAATGGTGATGTCCCTGCAGACAGAAATGGACACTAAAGAATACAAAGCACATGATTTAAGCAGTAGGCCTAAAGAGAACAGACCTATACCAGAGGGGGGTGTGCAAGGTGTTTCAGCAGCAACCAATTTCTCTTATCATTACCAGCAAAGAGTCTAGACGTGTCTCTGTGTTTTATTCTTCAAGCATGCATCAAACTGAGATATCCAAAGACAAACATTGAGTACCTTCAATTGGACATCTTTTGTGATTTATGAGAGATTTCCTCACTCAAGAAAATCTTTCGTAAGTGTCACATCCTTGctttcttcacacccagcaaggcGTTGAGAAAGAAATTTGTACATCCTAAGGATCCAACAGCTAAACACAAACAAAGCAACTTGGTGAATGTAATTCAGTTTTCTGAGAAGTGCAAAGATTTGTACACCGGGGAGACCAAGCAACCCCCAAGTAAGTGCATCGTCCTACATAGCAAGGCTAACTTGGGTCAGGTCAGTGGCCTACCTACATGTCAAGGATATGTAGGCAGACTATCATCTCAAGGAGATAGAGGCAGACCACTATCTCAAGGAGATGTAGGCAGACCACAATCTCAAGGAGATGTAGGCAGACCACTATTTCAAGGAGATGTAGGCAGACCACCATCTCAATGAGATGTAGGCAGACAACTATCTCAAGGAAATGTAGGCAGACCACCATCTCAAGGAGATGTAGGCAGACCACACTCTCAAGGAGATGTAGGCAGACCACTATTTCAAGGAAATGTAGGCAGACCACCATCTCAAGGAGATGTAGGCAGACCGCCATCTCAAGGAGACGTAGGCAGACTATCATCTCAACAAGATGTAGGCACACCACTATCTCAAGGAGATGTAGGCAGAACACCATCTCAAGGACATGTAGGTAAGGTAGGTCACCATCTCAAGGAGATGTAGGATGACCACCATCTCAAGGAGATGTAGGAAGACCACCATCTCAAGGAAATACTTTGAGGATGGTGAAGTGCACATTTTGGATAGATAAGGAAACTGGTTCGAGAGACAGTAATCTATGcacaagtaaaaaagaaaaaaaacaccttttataaaatgtatttacaggtagtagtagaaacaccaaatacaTATTACAAAAATATAACTCTACCCCAAGACTGCCAATCTCATACTGAAACTAGGTATTAACTATTACAGTAAGCAACATTCAGATCTGATCATTTGAAATGTATTTGGTAAaaaattaagcctggtacacgctACAAGCCAAAACTGTCTGTATTTACATTGGAACACAATGAATTAACAGACATGTTGACAGATCCTATGGTAACTGTAGGATCTGTTTACACATATTTCTTGTGGCTGtgtccttcttcaggcatatttccatatgttaactgaagtaaaacactgatgcaggtaaccagcacaactgtcatcatcGTGTTTACTATTGACGTGCATCAGtgctttacttcagctaacatctggaaagatatcctgaagaaggggactagatcctggaaaacttgcataatttaactttatcagttagccaataaaaggtattacttttacaaaaaatagtttttttctacctaaataatttgtttggctaacaaggTACAAAAACGTTTTGCTACTATCATCATGAAGTTGTGAAAATGTACAACTTATTGATCATCTCTATTTTTAACACTCCTTAAGAGCCAGTCTTACATACTGACCAACAGACACAGATTGTACATTTGTTCAGTTGAATTAACGTCAAATTATACAATGGCACGCCCTTTATGGAATTTCTTGACATACACCTTAGTAAAAACAACAGTTTATCTCATAGACTACGATGTAACACAAActgagacaatggcctcaattcactaagatcatgctggagataataaggcaagagcaaacttacctccacacagtaagagagttatcttatctcttcattccttaagttacctcctctgtagttaatttatctcctctgtagttaattgacctcctctgtagttattttcacatgcagttaataaacagcatgtctttaactctggagttattttaaggattgaagagttaacttaaagacagaagagttaactttaggtttgcctgaggtaaaatctttcctgaatacgacatgctttatcaccatggtgatcactctagaaacgttattaaagacaggagataagcttagtgaattgaggccaatttctGAAACCAACTTTACTCTAGTGTAGGAGGTCCATAACTTGTGCAAGGGTTACACTTAGTACCCTTCAGAATCCCCCGTTTCCTCTCACTCATTCTCAGATGCAAGCAGAACAACTGGGGGAGCAGACGTTGTAGAGGGGTGAGGGCCATAGATGGGAATTGCCCCCCAAATGATTACCCTTTCTCCCTCTAATTCAGGGGCTCCTCCTCCACACTTTTTATGGGTGGAGGTAGTGAGAGAGTGTTGGTAATGGTGACCACACTGTTACAGTAGTAACCAGAGTGGTCAGAAGCACCAAGCTGAGCAGTCAACGGTGTGCCTAGGTCTCACCCCAGTACCCAAGGGGTCACCACAGTATCCAACTCAAGGACcagcaccacactgaaggatgtaAGCTCAATTACTTTATTTCCAGCATGACAGCaacaacagacgctgtttcggccttACAGGGCCTTTTTCAAGTTGCTAAAGGTCATCCCTTTTAGCAACTTGAAAAAGGCCTTGTAGGGCCGAAACAGTGTCTGTTGTTGCTGTCATGCTGGAAATAAAGTAATTGAGCTtacatccttcagtgtggtgccggtccttgagTTGCACACACTGTTACAGTAGAGAGTCACAATGACACTTTTATTGACCCCTTACAGATGAGTCTTCTCTCGTCCCTCCACACAGAGGCAGGGTATAAAGGTTGTATATGTGTGAACACCCCctcaaagttatttttttttgtttgttttggttttttttttttgggggggggggggtgctttaccTGTGCAGAAGACCAAAAGGATTCACAATATAAATGATTCTATTCTCAGAGACCACATTTGTACTGGTGGCCACAGAGGCTAAATAAATATAATCTCTACGGTGTAGAATAATATTTTGTAAACCCACTAAAATTTTCGCTATGAGATCTACGAGAAGTCACATGCAGCACCTATGTTCTGTCACTTTTTTCAATAAATCAGGCTTTAGAAATAACCTCACTATGTATTGATAGGacttatggggcttgattcactataccgtgctaacacgtagcactaGCACGGTTGCGCTGTGTTTAGCGTGCAATGTGACGTGCAAACATATTTAAACCGGCAGTTAATACGCGAAGACCTTTGTTAGCGAGCAAGCGCAAACCTTTACGAGCGTAAACATGTGCGTGCGTCACATTGCGTGCTAAACGCATAGCGCGACCGTGCTATCTGTTAGCACggtatagtgaatcaagcccattgtgtgtgcACATACCATAAGGCACATACCCACAACACGACTTTTTGCATGATTTTTCCCGTAACCGCGATGTTTGAGCATTTGTTTCCGCGATTCCATGATGTGGGTATGAGTGTATGATTAAACAATGTTTATCGGGATGCGGTGATTACGAACATCACAactgatcagatctttaagatccctgatgactaCCATGCAAAGTGTCGCCGTCATTTGAACTCCACCTTTGCGTGTGTCTGTAATAGGAAGATGGAACACTTGTTTGTTGGGTTGCGTTTCGTCGCTGTGGGTTCTCCGATCCATCTGCTGGCAAATAAGTAGCTTTAGAATAACCTCACAATGTACTGATATGACCTAGGCAAGGGTTGTAAACTTTTGTCACCTATTTGCAGACAATCAAAATCTAGCTCATGTTGCTTTGTAACATATGTTCCCCAGCCTATGCAAATGACCCCTTTGAGTTTCTATGTCATATTCTACAACAAACAGAGCTAAGTTAGTGGCTCAGGTGAGTTATATGTgtgctcttaaaggaaacctgagatgtatTAAagtaaagcatttatacttacctggggcttcctctagctcctTCAAGCCATGGGCACCCTTGCCATCTCCCTGGGTCATTTGGCTCTTGCACTAGTCGTCTTGGTACATTAGCTCAGTTGCAGTCTATCGTGCATGTGCAGCCCAGCCATGCACAAGCCGCCGTCGTGCTCCAGCGCCGGGTAGTATTCTGCACCTACACGGGCACTGAACATTTCCAACCACGGGAGATCAACAAGGGCACATGTGGCAGGGGCGTGCATGCGGGCACTAAGCGCTACTGAGCTCATGCACTGGGACGGCCAGGGGATGATCTGAACAGCCCGGGAGATGGCGAGGGAACCCACAGCCttgagggggctgaaggaagccccaggtaaatgtaaATGCTTTACTTcaatccatctcaggtacactttaagggttcTGAAGGATGGAGAGTGACAAATGTGTTGTGAAAGACGAACTATAGAGAAGAGTAAAAGCTAGTGAGAAATCCTGCAGAGGCAAATATTGGAATTGGTATTCCCACTGTGAAGAAAATGAATACCAGGTTCTTTGTTTTGCAGATTTGTGGTTGATGAAGCCATTGTTATTATTTGAATCTCCAATTTAACATTCTTCTTTAGAACTCTTTGTAACAACTTGTTATTATATGACCAAAACGACAAGATAAGATTTTGAAATAAAGTTTTGTAAATTCCTTGTCTGTAGAGATATAACCAGCAGGAGACTTCTTTGTTACAAACAACATTTAAAATCTGGAAGAATGAATTCTACCAGCCAGCCCATattcacattttttattttgtgtgggaTATCAGATCACCCAGTCATTCAGCTTGCTGCATTTTTAGTGATCCTCCTCATCTACCTGTTTACCCTTGGAGGTAACACGACAATATTTGTCCTCGTATGTCTAGATTGCCATCTACACACCCCAATGTACTTCTTCCTATGTAACTTGTCTATACTAGACATTGCATGTACCACTGTAACATTGCACAGAATCTTTTTAAATTTCTTAACAGGAAACCCCGCAATATCTTTCCAGGCCTGCATGGGTCAAATGTATGTGTTTGCCTCTTTGACATCTGGTGAGCTGTTAATATTGACGGCGATGAGTTATGATCGCTACGTGGCCATCTGTAGCCCCTTACGTTATTATATGATCATGAGCAGTAGGGTACGTGCATCGATTGCTACAGTCTGTTGGCTAACGGGCTTTGTACAGGCCTTTCCTATGCTTGTCCTCTTCTCACGTCACTCTTGCTTTAGTTCCAGAGAAATCAACCACTTCTTCTGTGATATCATGGAGCTTCTGCATCTTGCTTGCCATGACGTTTCCACCCTGGAACTTTTGAATTTTGTGAATGCTTTGCTTCTGGCCGTCTTTCCTTTCTTCCTCACCTTCAGCTCCTACATTTTCATTGTTATTGCCATTCTGAAAATCTCTTCATCCACTGGAAGATTTAAGACCTTCTACACGTGTTCCTCACATCTCACGGTTATCATTCTTATTTATACATCCCTAGTTTGCCAGTATCTTATACCAGTGACCGGTAACACCGGCAAGGACTTCAACAAACAGTTCTCCCTATTTAACACAGCTTTGGTTCCAATGCTTAATCCGCTGATTTATAGCTTGAAAAATAAAGACGTAAAGAATGCTTTTTGGAGCAGATGTGGAATTAGtttgtaaagaggaactgtagtggaaataacataatgaataaaattgcttatttttaacatttttttttattcatagattatttagtcagtgttttcccattgtaaaatcattcctctccctgattatcattttgaaatgtatcaccagtggtgacagctttagtcctgccaggttatCTGTGCAGAATATTTTTTTACTGAGATTTCGATGTATTGAATGAGATATTGCTCATCTGGcatttggaaaaagccgttatttcgcaCAATACAACTGGGTTCACAGacggaaaact
Coding sequences within it:
- the LOC137527324 gene encoding olfactory receptor 6B3-like; amino-acid sequence: MSYDRYVAICSPLRYYMIMSSRVRASIATVCWLTGFVQAFPMLVLFSRHSCFSSREINHFFCDIMELLHLACHDVSTLELLNFVNALLLAVFPFFLTFSSYIFIVIAILKISSSTGRFKTFYTCSSHLTVIILIYTSLVCQYLIPVTGNTGKDFNKQFSLFNTALVPMLNPLIYSLKNKDVKNAFWSRCGISL